The following coding sequences lie in one Patescibacteria group bacterium genomic window:
- a CDS encoding cation transporter, with protein sequence MAEINLKIEGMHCGACATGIQMIAMGLEGVTKAFIDYDKKEGTFTFDEAKVSKEKIIEEIEKSGYNAS encoded by the coding sequence ATGGCAGAAATAAACTTAAAAATTGAAGGAATGCACTGCGGAGCATGTGCAACAGGTATTCAGATGATTGCTATGGGACTTGAAGGAGTTACAAAAGCGTTTATTGACTATGACAAGAAAGAGGGAACATTTACTTTTGACGAAGCAAAGGTCAGCAAGGAAAAGATAATAGAGGAAATCGAAAAATCGGGTTACAATGCATCATAA